The nucleotide window CAGCCGCGCCCGCGGCTGGGCGCTCCAGGCGCTCTACGCCTGGGAGGCGCGCGGCGCCGACCCCGAGGCGGCCGTCCGCACGCTGCAGGACCTCTTCGCCAACCTGCGCGTGTCGCCGCAGAACCGCCCCTACGCTGAGGTGCTGGTGCGGCTGGTGGCGGTCAACCAGCAGCGCATCGACCGGATGCTGCAGGACGCGCTCACCAACTGGCGGCTCGCCCGCCTCTCGGTGATCGACCGCAACGTCCTGCGCCTGGGCGTGGCCGAGATGCTCTTCGTGGACGACGTCCCCCCGCGCCTCTCCATCCGCGAGA belongs to Longimicrobiaceae bacterium and includes:
- the nusB gene encoding transcription antitermination factor NusB codes for the protein MKSRSRARGWALQALYAWEARGADPEAAVRTLQDLFANLRVSPQNRPYAEVLVRLVAVNQQRIDRMLQDALTNWRLARLSVIDRNVLRLGVAEMLFVDDVPPRLSIREMVRLAEKYGTHESPRFVNGVLDAVMRSALPGEAAGER